From a region of the Alnus glutinosa chromosome 1, dhAlnGlut1.1, whole genome shotgun sequence genome:
- the LOC133858529 gene encoding uncharacterized protein LOC133858529 isoform X2 — protein sequence MTLMSTEESQEEEHCDIFFQLLLDLFSFSAASVLALARYPVSDDKLLMDIVEKYISEQLNLTKGSISEVKRIGSLGTEVVKVIQVVIDAVIRLCGVYSEAVNWKFCDGNPEEEKSCIDFEADSNMSHVSNITKCTIEKLCELGILAANDGGRLVTILNVSWKGVVTLLQLGKGTLAVKVNVADIILNLLSLVNESLRSAAKAWSSSLKETVSVTEARRTFVPIKFYLVNAVKISSLYPSQAYLVYREITLCILIISTLKISMSNEELMKTASEVITELLEQISMDFLKSLLNSVQVKLELKLRILDWLFTDENYSNSDNGGLSNNCVITTPIYQIVSVGCEDMPGARILLLGRVALFLNLLKYSLDLDEDVKRGMTGKLGWFLDILVDEDVYSSILVMQIPELYGSGKTVEIDWQPMFSSVLYALETFMIVLSSSLAWREFESFLLENLFHPHFLCWEIVTELWCFMVRHAEISVVNGIIDQLCSLLKLVASSESVFIPGCAMRKMARSISMFLTYGTQSMVDHVYRSIVDDNRSQLSSVICVALLMEGFPLNLLSEKMRNIATQRICADYFSFLESFDDKLMRACNSGLYGVPVFALSASLQSVQFSMPDIDAKTLKFLVAIINNYRNSVDQLTKEHYRKLLSETLGIISSMKHLYAADEMEEVILDLENLFISGPAASDTQLYQCKPNLALFMAGLGHTEITESDKSAKCSAVWELYHMLLREQHWALIHLAITAFGYFAARTSCNQLWRFVPQTAALSFDPVSGNEANEERFMSELKAFLEKEMALLTIKPSSEQLGLLAREGLMLKETVQKISEIDVEAVGCHQSMEIDEENQSNKKRKLPDGISEGVELLQSGLKVIGDGLSRWQQNRDANELHDKFLTHISHLEDAIAQLVGLAGSG from the exons atgactcttaTGTCAACTGAGGAATCTCAAGAAGAGGAGCATTGTGACATATTTTTTCAG CTgcttttggatttgtttagCTTCTCTGCTGCTAGTGTTTTGGCATTGGCAAGATACCCCGTTTCGGATGACAAACTGTTGATGGATATTGTAGAGAAATATATCTCAGAACAGTTAAATTTAACAAAAGGTTCAATATCAGAGGTTAAG AGAATTGGTTCACTTGGCACAGAAGTAGTAAAGGTTATACAGGTTGTCATAGATGCTGTAATAAGACTCTGCGGAGTGTATTCTGAAGCTGTAAATTGGAAGTTCTGTGATGGAAATCCAGAGGAAGAGAAAAGCTGCATTGACTTTGAAGCGGACAGTAATATGAGCCACGTTAGTAACATAACAAAATGTACAATAGAAAAACTGTGTGAATTGGGCATCCTTGCAGCCAATGATGGTGGGAGGTTGGTTACCATTCTTAATGTCTCATGGAAAGGCGTGGTTACCTTGCTTCAGCTTGGCAAGGGGACTTTAGCAGTAAAGGTGAATGTAGCAGATATCATTCTTAATCTTCTTTCACTGGTTAATGAGTCTCTGAGATCTGCCGCTAAAGCCTGGTCCTCTTCCCTGAAGGAAACTGTTTCTGTAACCGAAGCTAGAAGAACATTCGTTCCAATAAAGTTCTACCTGGTTAATGCAGTAAAAATATCCTCTCTATATCCAAGCCAAGCATATCTGGTATACAGGGAGATAACACTCTGCATCCTGATAATCTCAACCTTAAAAATTTCAATGAGTAACGAAGAACTTATGAAAACTGCCAGTGAAGTAATAACAGAGCTTTTGGAGCAAATATCCATGGATTTTCTCAAGTCTTTGCTAAATTCAGTTCAAGTGAAGCTGGAGCTGAAGTTAAGAATTCTGGACTGGTTGTTCACTGATGAAAACTACTCAAATTCTGACAATGGAGGTTTAAGTAATAATTGTGTAATAACAACCCCAATTTACCAAATTGTTTCGGTAGGTTGTGAAGACATGCCTGGAGCGAGAATATTGTTGCTCGGCCGGGTTGCATTGTTTCTTAATCTACTAAAATATTCTCTGGATCTTGACGAAGATGTAAAACGTGGAATGACCGGCAAGCTTGGATGGTTTTTGGACATATTAGTTGATGAAGACGTATATTCTTCCATTCTTGTCATGCAAATTCCTGAATTATATGGTTCTGGAAAAACTGTTGAAATAGATTGGCAGCCTATGTTTTCTTCGGTTTTGTATGCACTGGAAACCTTCATGATTGTGCTCTCTTCAAGTCTTGCTTGGAGGGAATTTGAGTCTTTCCTGcttgaaaatttatttcatcCTCACTTTCTTTGCTGGGAGATTGTAACTGAGCTTTGGTGTTTTATGGTGCGTCATGCTGAGATAAGTGTGGTGAATGGCATTATTGATCAACTTTGCTCATTATTGAAGTTGGTGGCGTCTTCAGAATCAGTTTTTATTCCTGGTTGTGCTATGAGAAAAATGGCAAGATCCATTAGCATGTTTCTTACTTATGGTACACAATCTATGGTTGACCATGTTTACAGATCCATTGTCGATGACAACAGATCTCAATTATCATCAGTTATCTGTGTAGCCTTGCTCATGGAAGGGTTTCCGCTGAATTTGCTATcagagaaaatgagaaatattGCTACTCAGAGAATCTGTGCTGACTACTTTAGCTTCTTAGAGAGTTTTGATGACAAATTGATGAGAGCTTGTAATTCTGGTTTATATGGTGTTCCAGTCTTTGCTCTGTCTGCCTCCTTGCAATCTGT CCAGTTCAGCATGCCTGATATTGATGCGAAGACCCTGAAGTTTCTAGTTGCTATTATTAATAACTACAGAAATTCGGTGGACCAACTAACAAAAGAACATTACCGTAAGCTTTTGAGTGAAACATTAGGAATCATCTCAAGTATGAAGCACCTATATGCAGCAGATGAGATGGAAGAAGTCATCTTGGATCTTGAAAACCTCTTTATCTCAGGGCCAGCAGCCTCAGATACTCAATTATATCAATGCAAACCGAATCTTGCTCTTTTCATGGCAGGACTTGGTCACACGGAAATTACAGAAAGTGATAAAAGTGCAAAGTGTAGTGCTGTCTGGGAATTGTATCACATGCTACTGAGAGAGCAGCATTGGGCATTAATTCATTTGGCAATTACAGCATTTGGATATTTTGCTGCCCGAACTTCTTGCAATCAACTCTGGAGATTTGTGCCCCAGACTGCAGCTCTTTCATTTGATCCAGTGTCAGGAAATGAGGCAAACGAGGAGAGATTTATGTCTGAATTGAAGGCATTTCTTGAGAAGGAAATGGCCCTTCTTACAATCAAACCAAGCTCAGAGCAGCTTGGGCTGCTTGCAAGGGAAGGTCTGATGCTGAAAGAAACGGTTCAAAAGATTTCAGAAATTGATGTAGAGGCTGTGGGATGTCATCAAAGCATGGAGATTGATGAAGAAAATCAATCCAACAAGAAAAGGAAACTTCCTGATGGAATTAGTGAGGGAGTGGAATTGCTGCAGAGTGGTTTAAAGGTTATTGGTGATGGTCTTTCCCGGTGGCAGCAAAATCGCGATGCCAATGAACTTCACGATAAGTTCTTGACTCACATTTCTCACCTTGAAGATGCAATTGCTCAATTAGTGGGCCTGGCTGGTAGTGGTTAA
- the LOC133858529 gene encoding uncharacterized protein LOC133858529 isoform X1, translating into MEKEDLSSDLQSILEAIKSSDVVEIRVQLLNKLRDLEISDQSDLASLIECLTAFWEDFTCLDVSQCLLNKGILQCAVKYLELDISGCLSQFLALGTKASIWCGKHLKMTLMSTEESQEEEHCDIFFQLLLDLFSFSAASVLALARYPVSDDKLLMDIVEKYISEQLNLTKGSISEVKRIGSLGTEVVKVIQVVIDAVIRLCGVYSEAVNWKFCDGNPEEEKSCIDFEADSNMSHVSNITKCTIEKLCELGILAANDGGRLVTILNVSWKGVVTLLQLGKGTLAVKVNVADIILNLLSLVNESLRSAAKAWSSSLKETVSVTEARRTFVPIKFYLVNAVKISSLYPSQAYLVYREITLCILIISTLKISMSNEELMKTASEVITELLEQISMDFLKSLLNSVQVKLELKLRILDWLFTDENYSNSDNGGLSNNCVITTPIYQIVSVGCEDMPGARILLLGRVALFLNLLKYSLDLDEDVKRGMTGKLGWFLDILVDEDVYSSILVMQIPELYGSGKTVEIDWQPMFSSVLYALETFMIVLSSSLAWREFESFLLENLFHPHFLCWEIVTELWCFMVRHAEISVVNGIIDQLCSLLKLVASSESVFIPGCAMRKMARSISMFLTYGTQSMVDHVYRSIVDDNRSQLSSVICVALLMEGFPLNLLSEKMRNIATQRICADYFSFLESFDDKLMRACNSGLYGVPVFALSASLQSVQFSMPDIDAKTLKFLVAIINNYRNSVDQLTKEHYRKLLSETLGIISSMKHLYAADEMEEVILDLENLFISGPAASDTQLYQCKPNLALFMAGLGHTEITESDKSAKCSAVWELYHMLLREQHWALIHLAITAFGYFAARTSCNQLWRFVPQTAALSFDPVSGNEANEERFMSELKAFLEKEMALLTIKPSSEQLGLLAREGLMLKETVQKISEIDVEAVGCHQSMEIDEENQSNKKRKLPDGISEGVELLQSGLKVIGDGLSRWQQNRDANELHDKFLTHISHLEDAIAQLVGLAGSG; encoded by the exons atggagaaggaGGACTTGAGCAGCGACTTGCAGAGCATACTAGAAGCTATCAAATCCTCGGAT GTTGTGGAGATTCGTGTTCAACTACTAAACAAGCTCCGGGACTTAGAAATATCAGATCAATCCGACCTGGCTTCCCTTATAGAATGCCTCACA GCATTTTGGgaagacttcacttgtttggaTGTATCCCAGTGCTTGCTAAACAAAGGCATTTTACAGTGTGCTGTAAAATACCTCGAATTGGATATATCTGGCTGTTTATCACAATTTCTTGCTCTTGGGACCAAG GCAAGCATATGGTGTGGAAagcatctgaagatgactcttaTGTCAACTGAGGAATCTCAAGAAGAGGAGCATTGTGACATATTTTTTCAG CTgcttttggatttgtttagCTTCTCTGCTGCTAGTGTTTTGGCATTGGCAAGATACCCCGTTTCGGATGACAAACTGTTGATGGATATTGTAGAGAAATATATCTCAGAACAGTTAAATTTAACAAAAGGTTCAATATCAGAGGTTAAG AGAATTGGTTCACTTGGCACAGAAGTAGTAAAGGTTATACAGGTTGTCATAGATGCTGTAATAAGACTCTGCGGAGTGTATTCTGAAGCTGTAAATTGGAAGTTCTGTGATGGAAATCCAGAGGAAGAGAAAAGCTGCATTGACTTTGAAGCGGACAGTAATATGAGCCACGTTAGTAACATAACAAAATGTACAATAGAAAAACTGTGTGAATTGGGCATCCTTGCAGCCAATGATGGTGGGAGGTTGGTTACCATTCTTAATGTCTCATGGAAAGGCGTGGTTACCTTGCTTCAGCTTGGCAAGGGGACTTTAGCAGTAAAGGTGAATGTAGCAGATATCATTCTTAATCTTCTTTCACTGGTTAATGAGTCTCTGAGATCTGCCGCTAAAGCCTGGTCCTCTTCCCTGAAGGAAACTGTTTCTGTAACCGAAGCTAGAAGAACATTCGTTCCAATAAAGTTCTACCTGGTTAATGCAGTAAAAATATCCTCTCTATATCCAAGCCAAGCATATCTGGTATACAGGGAGATAACACTCTGCATCCTGATAATCTCAACCTTAAAAATTTCAATGAGTAACGAAGAACTTATGAAAACTGCCAGTGAAGTAATAACAGAGCTTTTGGAGCAAATATCCATGGATTTTCTCAAGTCTTTGCTAAATTCAGTTCAAGTGAAGCTGGAGCTGAAGTTAAGAATTCTGGACTGGTTGTTCACTGATGAAAACTACTCAAATTCTGACAATGGAGGTTTAAGTAATAATTGTGTAATAACAACCCCAATTTACCAAATTGTTTCGGTAGGTTGTGAAGACATGCCTGGAGCGAGAATATTGTTGCTCGGCCGGGTTGCATTGTTTCTTAATCTACTAAAATATTCTCTGGATCTTGACGAAGATGTAAAACGTGGAATGACCGGCAAGCTTGGATGGTTTTTGGACATATTAGTTGATGAAGACGTATATTCTTCCATTCTTGTCATGCAAATTCCTGAATTATATGGTTCTGGAAAAACTGTTGAAATAGATTGGCAGCCTATGTTTTCTTCGGTTTTGTATGCACTGGAAACCTTCATGATTGTGCTCTCTTCAAGTCTTGCTTGGAGGGAATTTGAGTCTTTCCTGcttgaaaatttatttcatcCTCACTTTCTTTGCTGGGAGATTGTAACTGAGCTTTGGTGTTTTATGGTGCGTCATGCTGAGATAAGTGTGGTGAATGGCATTATTGATCAACTTTGCTCATTATTGAAGTTGGTGGCGTCTTCAGAATCAGTTTTTATTCCTGGTTGTGCTATGAGAAAAATGGCAAGATCCATTAGCATGTTTCTTACTTATGGTACACAATCTATGGTTGACCATGTTTACAGATCCATTGTCGATGACAACAGATCTCAATTATCATCAGTTATCTGTGTAGCCTTGCTCATGGAAGGGTTTCCGCTGAATTTGCTATcagagaaaatgagaaatattGCTACTCAGAGAATCTGTGCTGACTACTTTAGCTTCTTAGAGAGTTTTGATGACAAATTGATGAGAGCTTGTAATTCTGGTTTATATGGTGTTCCAGTCTTTGCTCTGTCTGCCTCCTTGCAATCTGT CCAGTTCAGCATGCCTGATATTGATGCGAAGACCCTGAAGTTTCTAGTTGCTATTATTAATAACTACAGAAATTCGGTGGACCAACTAACAAAAGAACATTACCGTAAGCTTTTGAGTGAAACATTAGGAATCATCTCAAGTATGAAGCACCTATATGCAGCAGATGAGATGGAAGAAGTCATCTTGGATCTTGAAAACCTCTTTATCTCAGGGCCAGCAGCCTCAGATACTCAATTATATCAATGCAAACCGAATCTTGCTCTTTTCATGGCAGGACTTGGTCACACGGAAATTACAGAAAGTGATAAAAGTGCAAAGTGTAGTGCTGTCTGGGAATTGTATCACATGCTACTGAGAGAGCAGCATTGGGCATTAATTCATTTGGCAATTACAGCATTTGGATATTTTGCTGCCCGAACTTCTTGCAATCAACTCTGGAGATTTGTGCCCCAGACTGCAGCTCTTTCATTTGATCCAGTGTCAGGAAATGAGGCAAACGAGGAGAGATTTATGTCTGAATTGAAGGCATTTCTTGAGAAGGAAATGGCCCTTCTTACAATCAAACCAAGCTCAGAGCAGCTTGGGCTGCTTGCAAGGGAAGGTCTGATGCTGAAAGAAACGGTTCAAAAGATTTCAGAAATTGATGTAGAGGCTGTGGGATGTCATCAAAGCATGGAGATTGATGAAGAAAATCAATCCAACAAGAAAAGGAAACTTCCTGATGGAATTAGTGAGGGAGTGGAATTGCTGCAGAGTGGTTTAAAGGTTATTGGTGATGGTCTTTCCCGGTGGCAGCAAAATCGCGATGCCAATGAACTTCACGATAAGTTCTTGACTCACATTTCTCACCTTGAAGATGCAATTGCTCAATTAGTGGGCCTGGCTGGTAGTGGTTAA
- the LOC133870066 gene encoding glycine-rich protein 23 translates to MPSEQILPVHASAPEAESPSGTGLGDKKNFIYGGVGGFAGLGGYAGIGGVLPILGGLGGGIGKVGGLGGVGGIGGIGGASGLGGAGGLGGIGGASGLGGAGGLGGGAGGLGGGVGGASGAGGLGGAAGGGVGGGLFPRP, encoded by the coding sequence ATGCCAAGCGAGCAAATACTACCAGTGCATGCTAGTGCACCAGAGGCAGAGTCACCTAGTGGCACGGGCCTCGGTGAcaagaagaattttatttacGGTGGTGTTGGTGGCTTTGCCGGGTTGGGTGGCTATGCCGGCATTGGTGGTGTGCTGCCAATCCTCGGTGGCCTTGGTGGAGGAATTGGCAAAGTTGGTGGACTTGGTGGGGTTGGTGGGATAGGTGGCATTGGGGGTGCTAGTGGTCTTGGCGGTGCAGGTGGTCTAGGTGGCATTGGGGGTGCTAGTGGTCTTGGCGGTGCAGGTGGTCTAGGTGGCGGCGCCGGTGGACTAGGTGGTGGAGTTGGCGGCGCGAGTGGTGCCGGTGGTCTGGGTGGTGCTGCTGGTGGTGGAGTTGGTGGTGGCCTGTTCCCACGTCCTTAA